A stretch of Henckelia pumila isolate YLH828 chromosome 4, ASM3356847v2, whole genome shotgun sequence DNA encodes these proteins:
- the LOC140865137 gene encoding mitotic checkpoint protein BUB3.1 has product MTAAPPPSTGRELANPPTDGISNLRFSNHSDHLLVSSWDKSVRLYDASANTLRGEFMHGGSVLDCCFHDDTSGFSACADFTVRRLVFNYNREDILGRHEAHVRCVEYSYATGQVITGSWDKTLKCWDPRGASGQERTLVGTYSQPERVYSMSLVGNRLVVATAGRHVNVYDLRNMSQPEQRRESSLKYQTRCVQCYPNGTGYALSSVEGRVAMEFFDLSEAGQSKKYAFKCHRKSEAGRDIVYPVNAIAFHPIYGTFATGGCDGYVNVWDGNNKKRLYQYTKYPTSIAALSFNRDGRLLAVASSYTYEEGEKLHEPDAIFVRSVNEVEVKPKPKVLPNPAA; this is encoded by the exons ATGACGGCGGCGCCTCCACCATCCACCGGCCGCGAACTGGCAAACCCTCCGACGGACGGAATTTCCAATCTCCGTTTCTCCAACCACAGTGACCACCTCCTCGTTTCGTCATGGGACAAG AGTGTTCGATTGTACGATGCCAGCGCCAATACTCTGAGAGGAGAGTTTATGCACGGAGGTTCGGTGCTTGATTGTTGTTTCCATGATGATACGTCTGGGTTTAGTGCTTGCGCAGATTTTACTGTTAGAAG GCTTGTATTCAACTACAACAGAGAGGATATTTTAGGGAGGCACGAAGCTCATGTTCGCTGTGTCGAGTATTCCTATGCAACTG GCCAAGTTATCACTGGTAGTTGGGACAAAACCTTGAAGTGTTGGGACCCCCGAGGAGCAAGTGGTCAGGAACGCACACTTGTGGGTACATACTCTCAACCTGAGCGTGTTTATTCTATGTCGCTTGTTGGCAATCGATTGGTTGTTGCAACTGCTGGAAGACATGTAAATGTCTATGATCTTCGaaacatgtctcaacctgagcAACGAAGGGAATCTTCCTTGAAATATCAAACAAGATGTGTTCAGTGCTATCCCAATGGAACAG GTTATGCTCTTAGCTCTGTTGAAGGTCGAGTTGCAATGGAGTTTTTCGATCTCTCTGAGGCTGGTCAATCCAAAAA GTACGCATTTAAATGTCATCGGAAATCAGAAGCAGGAAGGGATATCGTCTACCCTGTGAATGCCATTGCATTCCACCCTAT CTATGGCACTTTTGCAACTGGAGGTTGTGATGGTTATGTCAACGTTTGGGACGGAAACAACAAAAAGAGGTTGTACCAG TACACGAAGTACCCGACAAGCATTGCAGCTTTGTCCTTCAACAGAGATGGAAGACTCTTGGCTGTTGCATCTAGTTACACCTATGAAGAGGGAGAAAAACT CCATGAGCCCGACGCCATATTTGTCCGCAGTGTGAACGAAGTAGAAGTTAAACCAAAGCCAAAAGTGCTACCCAATCCTGCTGCATGA
- the LOC140864504 gene encoding transcription initiation factor IIA subunit 2 has product MATFELYRRSTIGMCLTETLDQMVSGGTLSPELAIQVLIQFDKSMTEALESEVKSKVSIKGHLHTYRFCDNVWTFILQNALLKSDEGQEVVDSVKIVACDSKLLTQ; this is encoded by the exons ATGGCGACTTTTGAACTATACAGGAGATCCACTATCGGAATGTGCTTGACAGAGACACTGGATCAGATGGTCTCCGGTGGAACTCTCAGCCCGGAACTTGCCATTCAAGTTCTTATCCAATTCGACAag TCAATGACTGAAGCTCTGGAAAGTGAAGTGAAGAGCAAGGTTTCCATTAAG GGGCATCTTCACACATACCGATTCTGTGACAATGTTTGGACCTTCATCTTACAAAATGCTCTTCTAAAAAGCGATGAAGGCCAGGAAGTCGTTGATTCTGTCAAGATCGTTGCCTGTGATTCCAAGTTACTGACTCAGTGA
- the LOC140863500 gene encoding uncharacterized protein: MVVCKCRKATKLYCFVHKVPVCGECICFPEHQICVVRTYSDWVIDGEYDWPPKCCYCQAVVEEAADSQTTRLGCLHIIHTSCLVKHIKSFPPHTAPAGYICPACSTSIWPPKSIKDSGSRLHSKLKEAIMQTGLEKNLFGNHPVSLHGTESRSPPPAFASEPLSHSSATGGGEYPGGVLSSVGENAASIAAGYARPSSLDIVEIDGPSSAASSLPNHESNFKKSSSPSGPGATTRKSALQAERQNSESSYFADDEDGNRKKYTRRGTFRHKFLRSLLPFWSSALPTLPVTAPPRKDVSHADDVSEGRVRHHRSSRMDPRKLLLILAIMACMATMGILYYRISQRALGGEELPDEEPQ; this comes from the exons ATGGTGGTCTGTAAATGCCGCAAG GCGACCAAGTTGTATTGCTTCGTCCATAAGGTACCCGTTTGTGGAGAATGTATATGCTTCCCGGAGCACCAAATTTGTGTG GTGAGGACTTACTCTGATTGGGTAATCGATGGTGAGTATGACTGGCCTCCTAAATGCTGCTATTGTCAAGCTGTGGTTGAAGAAGCAGCTGACTCACAGACCACTCGATTGGGTTGTTTGC ATATTATCCACACAAGCTGCTTAGTCAAACACATTAAAAGTTTTCCTCCACACACTGCCCCTGCTGGATATATTTGTCCTGCCTGTTCAACGTCT ATATGGCCACCGAAAAGCATCAAGGATTCTGGATCACGGCTTCATTCAAAACTAAAAGAAGCTATTATGCAG ACTGGTTTGGAGAAGAACTTGTTTGGGAATCATCCAGTTTCATTGCATGGAACAGAGTCTCGAAGTCCTCCACCTGCCTTTGCTTCAGAACCGCTATCGCATTCCTCTGCTACTGGAGGTGGAGAATACCCTGGTGGTGTTTTGTCATCTGTTGGAGAAAATGCAGCTTCTATTGCAGCAGGCTATGCAAGACCTTCAAGTTTAGACATTGTGGAGATAGATGGACCTAGCTCAGCAGCATCATCTTTGCCTAATCATGAGTCCAATTTCAAGAAAAGCTCAAGCCCTTCTGGT CCTGGTGCAACCACGAGAAAGAGTGCATTGCAAGCTGAAAGGCAGAATTCTGAGTCCTCATATTTTGCTGATGATGAAGATGGTAACAGGAAGAAGTACACTCGAAGAG gcACATTTCGCCACAAGTTCCTCCGGTCATTGCTGCCTTTCTGGTCAAGTGCATTGCCAACTCTACCAGTGACTGCACCACCTCGGAAAGACGTATCACATGCAGATGATGTCTCAGAAGGCCGTGTGCGACATCATAGGTCATCAAGAATGGATCCAAGGAAACTCCTTTTAATTTTAGCTATCAT GGCGTGCATGGCAACAATGGGGATTCTATATTACCGAATTTCTCAACGTGCTCTGGGCGGCGAAGAGTTACCTGATGAAGAGCCTCAGTAA